In Psychrobacter sp. P11G3, a single genomic region encodes these proteins:
- a CDS encoding thioesterase family protein yields MTAYYKFIKRELQEDGVSVAHYQPTKHAQGAWNEHEQHMAPATGLLTAEINSFAPQPNTRIARVSLDILGLIPLDDFTITTRCIRPGKTIELVEAVMSSRGRDAIIARVWRLITQDTSEIAGLEDQPAEYKPEELPVWEGMKGWPGGFIESVSLVATEDRRAGRGMVWITNDLDMIEGEPTDDLVHLLGMVDTANGVVPRLGLGLSKLEWMFPNTDLQIHMHRSPKGRWLGIEAVQQYGDDGIGLTSAVLHDVYGPFGRSEQILTIRPMPR; encoded by the coding sequence ATGACTGCTTATTACAAATTTATTAAACGAGAATTACAAGAAGACGGTGTTAGTGTGGCGCATTATCAGCCAACCAAGCATGCACAAGGTGCTTGGAATGAGCATGAGCAGCACATGGCGCCAGCAACAGGCCTATTAACAGCCGAGATTAACAGCTTCGCGCCGCAACCTAATACTCGTATCGCACGTGTGAGCCTCGATATCTTGGGGCTAATACCGCTTGACGATTTTACTATCACTACTCGCTGTATCCGACCAGGCAAGACTATTGAGCTGGTCGAAGCGGTCATGAGTAGCCGTGGGCGCGATGCTATCATTGCAAGAGTATGGCGACTGATTACTCAAGATACCAGCGAGATTGCCGGACTTGAAGATCAACCAGCAGAATATAAACCTGAAGAACTACCAGTTTGGGAAGGTATGAAAGGCTGGCCGGGCGGTTTTATTGAAAGCGTAAGTCTAGTAGCGACAGAAGACCGTCGTGCTGGTCGCGGTATGGTATGGATTACCAATGATCTCGACATGATTGAAGGCGAGCCGACTGATGATTTGGTGCATCTATTAGGTATGGTCGATACTGCCAATGGTGTTGTACCAAGATTAGGTCTTGGTTTATCTAAGTTAGAGTGGATGTTTCCCAATACTGATTTGCAAATCCATATGCATCGCTCGCCAAAAGGTCGCTGGCTGGGTATCGAGGCTGTACAACAATATGGCGATGATGGTATCGGATTGACCAGTGCGGTATTGCACGATGTATACGGCCCTTTTGGTCGTAGTGAGCAAATCCTTACTATTCGTCCGATGCCACGTTAA
- the rpoZ gene encoding DNA-directed RNA polymerase subunit omega: MARVTIEDCLDNVDNRFELILVASKRARQLAKGIAEPLVDVDNDKPTVLALREIAAGKITRDILNQPEHNFATSSLDLALSGDHSF, from the coding sequence ATGGCACGAGTGACGATTGAAGATTGTTTGGATAATGTTGATAATCGCTTTGAGCTAATTTTGGTCGCAAGCAAACGCGCCCGTCAATTGGCCAAAGGTATTGCCGAGCCGTTGGTTGACGTTGATAACGACAAGCCTACAGTATTGGCACTACGTGAAATTGCCGCTGGCAAAATCACACGCGACATCCTAAATCAGCCAGAGCATAATTTTGCTACTAGCTCATTAGATTTAGCATTGTCAGGCGACCACAGCTTCTAA
- the gmk gene encoding guanylate kinase, giving the protein MTGSLFIVTAASGTGKTSLVKQLLATTNDLTVSVSHTTRAPRPGEIDGQHYHFTDTDSFTNGINAGLFLEHAEVFGNYYGTSEESVRTQLAAGIDVILEIDWQGATQIRNIFPDAIMVFILPPSIATLRQRLSTRAQDSVEVIEHRLAGAVTEMAQYVNADYVVINDNFDVALAELKAIIVADRQTLSRQQQRYHRTISNLLNTQVEE; this is encoded by the coding sequence ATGACAGGTTCATTATTCATCGTTACTGCCGCTTCAGGTACTGGCAAGACCTCACTGGTTAAGCAATTGCTTGCGACCACCAATGACTTGACTGTCAGCGTCTCTCACACCACTCGCGCACCACGTCCAGGCGAGATTGATGGTCAGCACTATCATTTCACAGATACCGATAGTTTTACCAATGGTATCAATGCGGGTCTATTTCTAGAGCATGCTGAAGTATTTGGTAACTATTATGGCACGTCAGAGGAAAGTGTCCGTACCCAGCTAGCAGCGGGTATTGACGTTATTTTGGAGATTGACTGGCAAGGCGCGACGCAAATCAGAAATATCTTTCCCGATGCCATTATGGTTTTTATTCTACCACCTAGCATTGCGACATTACGTCAACGTCTCTCAACTCGCGCGCAGGATTCTGTAGAAGTTATAGAGCACCGTCTAGCTGGCGCGGTCACCGAAATGGCACAATATGTGAATGCTGACTATGTAGTGATCAATGATAATTTTGATGTCGCCTTAGCTGAGCTAAAAGCCATTATCGTGGCCGACAGGCAGACACTTAGTCGTCAGCAGCAGCGCTATCATCGCACGATTAGCAACTTGCTAAACACTCAGGTAGAAGAGTAA
- the ispH gene encoding 4-hydroxy-3-methylbut-2-enyl diphosphate reductase gives MQIYLANPRGFCAGVDRAIAIVNEALTRFEPPIYVRHEVVHNKFVVSDLANRGAVFVEELHEVPDGSIVIFSAHGVSKAVEDEAERRDLTVFDATCPLVTKVHIEVAKFAQDGMDAVLIGHAGHPEVEGTMGRFNRRHGGQIHLVEDEGDVAALTVQDAERLAFVTQTTLSMDDTARVIDALREKFPSIQGPRKDDICYATQNRQDAVKDLASRCEVVLVVGSPNSSNSNRLRELAERMNCRAYLIDNASEMDKRWLDGVQSIGVTAGASAPEVLIQEVLQQLQDWGGDLPSELSGIEENVTFSLPKALRIPVTQVGK, from the coding sequence ATGCAAATTTATCTTGCCAATCCCCGTGGATTTTGTGCTGGTGTGGACCGTGCAATTGCGATTGTTAATGAAGCATTGACGCGTTTCGAGCCGCCCATTTATGTCCGTCATGAAGTTGTGCATAATAAGTTTGTGGTGTCAGACTTGGCCAATCGTGGTGCGGTATTTGTTGAAGAGCTTCACGAAGTGCCAGACGGCTCTATCGTTATTTTTTCCGCTCATGGGGTCTCCAAAGCAGTTGAAGATGAAGCTGAGCGCCGAGATTTGACGGTGTTTGATGCAACATGCCCGTTAGTAACTAAAGTACACATCGAAGTAGCAAAGTTTGCACAAGATGGGATGGATGCAGTGTTAATTGGACATGCAGGACACCCAGAAGTCGAGGGTACTATGGGGCGCTTTAATCGTCGCCATGGTGGGCAGATTCATCTGGTCGAAGATGAAGGTGATGTGGCCGCATTGACTGTACAAGATGCTGAACGCTTGGCATTTGTGACTCAGACAACCTTGTCGATGGATGATACTGCGCGCGTCATCGATGCGCTGCGTGAAAAATTTCCTAGTATCCAAGGCCCTCGCAAAGATGACATTTGCTATGCTACTCAAAACCGCCAAGATGCGGTAAAAGATTTGGCCAGTCGCTGTGAAGTAGTCTTGGTAGTTGGTTCGCCAAACTCATCAAACTCCAATCGCTTGCGTGAGCTGGCTGAGCGTATGAATTGCCGTGCGTATTTAATCGATAATGCCAGTGAGATGGACAAGCGTTGGTTAGATGGTGTGCAGAGTATAGGCGTGACCGCTGGTGCATCCGCGCCCGAAGTGTTGATCCAAGAAGTATTGCAACAGCTGCAAGACTGGGGTGGTGATCTGCCTAGTGAGCTATCTGGTATTGAAGAAAATGTGACGTTTAGTCTGCCAAAAGCATTGCGGATTCCTGTCACTCAGGTTGGTAAGTAA